In Gossypium raimondii isolate GPD5lz chromosome 12, ASM2569854v1, whole genome shotgun sequence, a single window of DNA contains:
- the LOC105764138 gene encoding transcription factor SRM1, protein MTVDEASNSSEWSREQDKAFENALATYPEDTSDRWEKIAADVPGKTLEEIKQHYELLEDDVNRIESGCVPLPAYSSSEGSTCHAGDEVTSKKGSDHLGHFNSESDHGSKNSRSDQERRKGIAWTEDEHRLFLLGLEKYGKGDWRSISRNFVVTRTPTQVASHAQKYFIRLNSINKDRRRSSIHDITSVGNGEILATQGPITGEPNGAATGGSSAKSAKQPSQLPAAPPGVGMYSSPTIGQPIGGPLVSTVGTPVNLPAPPHLAYGAVVPSAPMNMGPVKYSMPHKSDHR, encoded by the exons ATGACTGTAGATGAAGCTAGCAACAGCTCCGAGTGGAGTAGAGAGCAAGATAAGGCATTTGAGAATGCCCTTGCAACATATCCTGAGGACACCTCAGATCGGTGGGAGAAAATCGCGGCTGATGTGCCTGGTAAAACTTTGGAAGAGATTAAACAACACTATGAGCTTTTAGAGGATGATGTTAACCGGATTGAGTCTGGTTGTGTGCCTTTACCTGCATATAGTTCTTCTGAGGGTTCAACATGCCATGCTGGTGATGAAGTAACTAGCAAGAAAGGAAGCGACCATTTAGGGCATTTTAATAGTGAGTCAGATCATGGGAGTAAGAATTCAAGGTCAGACCAGGAACGTCGTAAGGGGATTGCTTGGACAGAGGATGAGCACAG GTTATTTCTTCTTGGTTTGGAAAAATATGGGAAAGGTGACTGGCGAAGCATATCCCGGAACTTTGTGGTCACAAGAACGCCAACACAAGTTGCAAGTCACGCGCAAAAATATTTCATTCGCTTAAACTCCATTAACAAAGATAGGAGGCGATCTAGCATCCATGATATTACTAGCGTGGGCAATGGAGAGATTCTAGCAACCCAAGGACCAATCACTGGTGAACCGAATGGTGCAGCAACTGGAGGTTCCTCCGCAAAATCAGCCAAACAACCCTCTCAGCTTCCTGCTGCACCACCAGGTGTTGGCATGTATTCTTCTCCAACTATAGGGCAGCCAATAGGAGGGCCCCTTGTCTCAACAGTTGGCACGCCAGTTAATCTTCCTGCCCCGCCACATCTAGCTTATGGAGCAGTGGTTCCTAGTGCACCGATGAACATGGGTCCTGTCAAATACTCAATGCCTCATAAATCTGATCATAGGTAA